One part of the Canis lupus dingo isolate Sandy chromosome 14, ASM325472v2, whole genome shotgun sequence genome encodes these proteins:
- the GNGT1 gene encoding guanine nucleotide-binding protein G(T) subunit gamma-T1 isoform X5, with the protein MPVINIEDLTEKDKLKMEVDQLKKEVTLERMLVSKCCEEVRDYVEERSGEDPLVKGIPEDKNPFKELKGGCVIS; encoded by the exons ATGCCAGTGATTAATATTGAAGACTtgacagaaaaggacaaattgAAGATGGAAGTTGACCAGCTCAAGAAAGAAGTGACCCTGGAAAGAATGCTG gTCTCCAAATGTTGTGAAGAAGTAAGGGATTATGTTGAAGAAAGATCTGGGGAAGATCCACTAGTAAAGGGCATCCCAGAGGACAAAAATCCCTTCAAGGAGCTCAAAGGAGGCTGTGTGatttcataa
- the GNG11 gene encoding guanine nucleotide-binding protein G(I)/G(S)/G(O) subunit gamma-11 encodes MPALHIEDLPEKEKLKMEVEQLRKEVKLQRQQVSKCSEEIKNYIEERSGEDPLVKGIPEDKNPFKEKGSCIIS; translated from the exons ATGCCGGCCCTTCACATCGAAGATCTgccagaaaaggaaaagctgaagaTGGAAGTTGAGCAACTTCGCAAAGAAGTGAAGTTGCAGAGGCAGCAG gtgTCTAAATGTTCCGAAGAAATAAAGAACTACATTGAAGAACGTTCTGGAGAGGATCCTCTGGTGAAAGGAATTCCAGAAGACAAGAATCCTTTTAAAGAGAAAGGCAGCtgcattatttcataa